The following proteins are encoded in a genomic region of Oncorhynchus kisutch isolate 150728-3 linkage group LG6, Okis_V2, whole genome shotgun sequence:
- the LOC109892238 gene encoding kelch-like protein 11, with protein MCVCVCVLSHTSLLQFRILTTTARMAAAPPKPDDSSRGSSGSSTPSVLVGDGDTEEAEDFTSSSHCTELSRRQNEQRKQGLFCDVTLAFSSGAATGNVQSCELSAHRSVLAAATDYFTPLLGGQFSESLSGRVELKEWSAELGPDPETVESVIQYMYIGEIRVSTCNVHEVLELADRFLLLHLKEFCGEFLKKKLSLANCVAVHSLAHMYTLDQLALRAADMIRRNFHKVIQDEEFYTLPFHLVRDWLSDAEITVDEEEVLFEAVVKWVQRNTEQRGRYFEELFRLLRLPQIKPTCLTRVVKNEALVAANQACLRLVSDAVEGHAIRCENLKSADLEFWSSYMASFQPRFGQNMDVIMVVGGVSEGGDYLSECVGYFIYEDRWVNLPHIHNHLDGHAIATTESHIYVAGSMEPGFAKTVERYNPNRNTWEQVSNLTTRKHSFGLTCIKDILYSIGGHGNFSPGFKDVSVYEPEPDKWHNLESAPKILRDVKAVSVEDRYVYVTARTPVDTDNEDGLKTVTTRYDTESRQWQDVDSLPLIDNYCVFQMAVASTNFYHTASCCPKSYTVRDEAAKQKISAHISDEILESLPPEVTSVEGAAICHFDEDVFVIGGWKNSDDVDKQYRKEAYRYSAERKRWMLLPPMPQPRCRATACHVRIPYRFLYGCQRYPMPQNLARQRDRMQQMQQLHRRTLTLRRQLQSQIEC; from the exons atgtgtgtctgcgtgtgtgtcctTTCCCACACGAGTTTACTGCAATTCCGAATTCTTACGACCACCGCCAGAATGGCAGCTGCACCCCCGAAACCAGATGACTCTAGCCGGggtagtagcggtagcagcacGCCCAGCGTCCTTGTCGGGGACGGGGACACTGAAGAGGCCGAGGATTTCACCTCCTCTTCCCACTGCACAGAGCTATCTCGGCGGCAGAACGAACAGAGGAAACAGGGATTGTTCTGCGACGTGACGCTGGCCTTCAGCAGTGGGGCGGCAACCGGGAATGTTCAGAGCTGTGAGCTTTCCGCTCACCGTTCTGTACTGGCCGCGGCTACGGACTATTTCACGCCGTTGCTGGGAGGGCAGTTCTCCGAGTCGCTGTCGGGTCGTGTTGAGTTGAAGGAATGGAGCGCTGAATTGGGACCAGACCCGGAGACGGTGGAGAGTGTCATTCAGTACATGTACATCGGAGAAATACGTGTGAGCACCTGCAATGTGCATGAAGTGTTAGAGCTTGCTGACAG GTTCCTGCTGCTGCATCTGAAGGAGTTCTGTGGGGAGTTCTTGAAGAAGAAGCTGAGCCTGGCCAACTGTGTGGCGGTGCACAGCCTGGCCCACATGTACACCCTGGACCAGCTGGCTCTGCGGGCCGCAGACATGATCCGACGCAACTTCCACAAGGTCATCCAGGACGAGGAGTTCTACACCCTGCCCTTCCACCTGGTGAGGGATTGGCTGTCTGACGCAGAGATCACTGTGGACGAGGAAGAGGTGCTGTTTGAGGCTGTGGTGAAGTGGGTCCAGAGGAACACAGAACAGCGGGGGAGGTACTTTGAGGAGTTGTTCCGTCTCCTCCGGCTACCCCAGATTAAGCCCACCTGTCTGACGCGTGTGGTGAAGAATGAGGCACTGGTGGCTGCCAACCAGGCCTGTCTCCGCCTGGTGTCCGACGCCGTGGAGGGCCACGCCATCCGCTGTGAGAACctcaagtcagctgacctggagttCTGGTCATCCTACATGGCCTCCTTCCAGCCGCGCTTCGGCCAGAACATGGACGTGATCATGGTGGTGGGCGGGGTGTCGGAGGGGGGTGACTACCTGAGTGAATGTGTGGGTTACTTCATCTACGAGGACCGCTGGGTTAACCTGCCCCACATCCACAACCACCTGGATGGCCATGCCATCGCCACCACAGAGTCCCACATCTACGTAGCGGGATCCATGGAACCGGGCTTCGCCAAGACCGTGGAGCGCTACAACCCCAACCGCAACACCTGGGAACAGGTGAGCAACCTGACCACACGTAAACACTCCTTTGGTCTCACCTGTATCAAAGACATCCTGTATAGCATCGGTGGCCACGGCAACTTCAGCCCCGGCTTCAAGGACGTGAGCGTGTACGAGCCGGAGCCGGACAAGTGGCACAACCTGGAGTCGGCGCCCAAGATCCTGCGGGACGTGAAGGCGGTGAGCGTGGAGGACCGCTACGTATATGTGACGGCACGCACGCCGGTGGACACGGACAACGAGGACGGGCTGAAGACGGTCACCACACGTTACGACACAGAGAGCCGCCAGTGGCAGGATGTGGACTCCCTGCCGCTCATAGACAACTACTGTGTGTTCCAGATGGCCGTAGCCTCCACCAACTTCTACCACACGGCCTCGTGCTGCCCTAAGAGCTACACGGTGCGGGATGAGGCTGCCAAGCAGAAGATCAGCGCCCACATATCAGACGAGATCCTGGAGAGCTTGCCGCCTGAGGTCACCAGCGTCGAGGGCGCCGCCATCTGCCACTTCGACGAGGACGTGTTTGTGATCGGAGGCTGGAAGAACAGCGATGACGTGGACAAGCAGTACCGCAAAGAGGCCTACCGCTACTCTGCTGAAAGGAAGCGCTGGATGCTGCTGCCACCCATGCCCCAGCCGCGCTGCCGCGCCACCGCCTGTCACGTACGCATCCCCTACCGCTTCCTGTACGGCTGCCAGCGCTACCCCATGCCCCAGAACCTGGCCCGCCAGCGGGACCGTATGCAGCAGATGCAGCAGCTACACCGGCGCACCCTCACCCTGCGCAGGCAGCTGCAGTCTCAGATCGAGTGCTGA